A part of Micromonospora chersina genomic DNA contains:
- the mptB gene encoding polyprenol phosphomannose-dependent alpha 1,6 mannosyltransferase MptB, translating into MPHHLSRWIGLAGSVLLAVAAYLGGALPHADLRPTPVSIWQGPNGPLVIGLWLVGTALLAWAWWSLRDSAPSTRWVLVTVALWLLPMLVTPPLGSRDAYAYACQGASYSAGINPYEQGVAALPCPWLDTISYIWRDTPAPYGPLFVVLSGAVVSAAGSLAGSVALFRLLAVAGVALTAWALPVLARRCGVPPQRALWLALACPLVPVHLVSGAHNDALMVGLLTAGLAVVAARPGRPLPLLAGGLLLGLAAAVKVTALVVVPFAALAAIAGPYRVRALARDGAWVVGAAVTAVVAVTLAAGLDFGFISGLEQGGLVVAWTSPPTAVGQTAGYVAALFGAHIDALPVTRGIAVVVLVAVLVWLWFRALRRGEPFWHAGLALTATVALSPLFHPWYWMWPLTVLAATARRTGWFSLVALVSSFLVLADGTGLPRWTKMPGAPLMTLLVIVVVVRLVRSARAARRPVPADRGAD; encoded by the coding sequence GTGCCTCACCACCTCTCGCGCTGGATCGGCCTGGCGGGCTCGGTGCTGCTCGCCGTGGCCGCCTACCTCGGCGGCGCGCTGCCGCACGCTGACCTGCGCCCCACCCCGGTCAGCATCTGGCAGGGCCCGAACGGGCCCCTGGTCATCGGCCTCTGGCTGGTCGGCACCGCCCTGCTGGCCTGGGCCTGGTGGTCGTTGCGCGACAGCGCGCCGTCGACCCGCTGGGTGCTCGTCACGGTCGCGCTCTGGCTGCTGCCGATGCTTGTCACCCCACCCCTGGGCAGCCGGGACGCGTACGCCTACGCCTGCCAGGGCGCCAGTTACTCCGCCGGGATCAACCCGTACGAGCAGGGCGTGGCCGCGCTGCCCTGCCCCTGGCTGGACACCATCTCCTACATCTGGCGGGACACCCCGGCGCCGTACGGGCCGCTGTTCGTGGTGCTCTCCGGGGCGGTCGTCTCGGCCGCCGGGTCGCTGGCCGGCAGCGTGGCGCTGTTCCGGCTGCTCGCCGTGGCCGGGGTGGCGCTGACCGCGTGGGCCCTCCCGGTGCTGGCCCGCCGCTGCGGGGTGCCGCCGCAGCGCGCGCTCTGGCTGGCACTGGCCTGCCCGCTGGTCCCCGTGCACCTCGTCTCCGGGGCACACAACGACGCGCTCATGGTGGGCCTGCTGACCGCCGGGCTGGCCGTGGTGGCGGCCCGGCCGGGCCGGCCGCTGCCGCTGCTCGCCGGTGGGCTGCTGCTCGGCCTGGCCGCCGCCGTCAAGGTCACCGCGCTGGTCGTGGTGCCGTTCGCCGCGCTGGCCGCGATCGCCGGGCCGTACCGGGTCCGGGCGCTGGCCCGCGACGGCGCGTGGGTGGTCGGCGCGGCGGTGACCGCCGTGGTCGCCGTGACCCTCGCGGCGGGCCTCGACTTCGGCTTCATCAGTGGGCTGGAGCAGGGCGGGCTGGTCGTGGCGTGGACGTCGCCGCCCACCGCGGTCGGGCAGACCGCCGGGTACGTCGCGGCGCTCTTCGGGGCGCACATCGACGCGCTGCCGGTCACCCGGGGGATCGCCGTGGTGGTGCTGGTGGCGGTGCTGGTCTGGCTCTGGTTCCGGGCGCTGCGCCGCGGGGAACCCTTCTGGCACGCCGGCCTGGCGCTGACCGCGACGGTCGCGCTCTCGCCGCTGTTCCACCCCTGGTACTGGATGTGGCCCCTCACCGTGCTCGCCGCCACCGCCCGCCGCACCGGCTGGTTCTCGCTCGTCGCGCTCGTGTCGTCGTTCCTGGTCCTGGCCGACGGCACCGGCCTGCCCCGCTGGACGAAGATGCCCGGCGCGCCCCTCATGACGCTGTTGGTGATCGTCGTGGTGGTCCGGTTGGTACGTTCGGCTCGGGCGGCCCGCCGGCCGGTCCCCGCCGACCGAGGAGCCGACTGA
- the mptB gene encoding polyprenol phosphomannose-dependent alpha 1,6 mannosyltransferase MptB, with protein sequence MSEPGAVPDGPVRPVAAALARYAGLAGAALLAVAGWLGGALPDTPAVTSLGDAWRAPHGPAVLGCWLVGTVLLVGAWWSLRWGAPSGRWAYLTAGLWALPLLAAPPLGSRDVYSYACQGWSWTHGADPYRVGVVAAGCPWADSVSPIWRDTPAPYGPFFVLLAGVAVLLGGGLVGAIVLLRVVAVAGVLLAAFCLPGLARAVGVPARRAVWLALACPLVGVHLVAGAHNDAVGLGLLLSGLLLLVRRPGRPRALVVAGLLLGLAVAVKAVAVVVLPFAALAAVSGRHTWRALLRDGGRLAGGVLAALVVTSLATGLGPGWVRGVARSGDSEQWTSPPTAVGLVVDYAGALVGREPDAVPVVRAVALAVLAVLLVVLWWRAWTALRRPGDVRQGTARQRVALAGAGLALAATVLLAPVFHPWYATWPLALLAVATVAVARTVWFVAPCAVASVLTLPDGTNLARFTKAPGAVLMTALVVAVVVVAVLRVRRAR encoded by the coding sequence GTGAGCGAGCCCGGCGCGGTGCCCGACGGACCGGTCCGCCCGGTGGCCGCCGCGCTCGCCCGGTACGCCGGACTCGCCGGCGCCGCGCTGCTGGCCGTCGCCGGTTGGCTCGGCGGCGCGCTCCCCGACACCCCGGCCGTGACCAGCCTCGGCGACGCCTGGCGGGCCCCGCACGGCCCGGCGGTGCTGGGCTGCTGGCTGGTCGGCACGGTGCTGCTGGTCGGGGCCTGGTGGTCGCTGCGCTGGGGCGCCCCGTCGGGCCGGTGGGCGTACCTGACCGCCGGGCTCTGGGCGCTGCCGCTGCTGGCCGCGCCGCCGCTGGGCAGCCGGGACGTCTACTCGTACGCGTGCCAGGGCTGGTCCTGGACGCACGGCGCCGACCCCTACCGGGTCGGGGTGGTGGCCGCTGGCTGCCCGTGGGCGGACAGCGTGTCGCCGATCTGGCGGGACACCCCGGCGCCGTACGGCCCGTTCTTCGTGCTGCTGGCCGGCGTGGCCGTGCTGCTCGGCGGCGGCCTGGTCGGCGCGATCGTGCTGCTGCGGGTGGTGGCCGTGGCCGGGGTGCTGCTGGCCGCGTTCTGCCTGCCGGGGCTGGCCCGGGCCGTCGGGGTGCCGGCCCGGCGGGCCGTGTGGCTGGCGCTCGCCTGCCCGCTGGTCGGGGTGCACCTGGTGGCCGGCGCCCACAACGACGCGGTCGGCCTGGGGCTGCTGCTGTCCGGCCTGCTCCTGCTGGTCCGCCGGCCCGGCCGGCCGCGGGCGCTTGTCGTCGCCGGGTTGCTGCTCGGGCTGGCCGTGGCGGTGAAGGCCGTCGCCGTGGTGGTGCTCCCGTTCGCGGCGCTGGCCGCCGTGTCGGGCCGCCACACCTGGCGTGCGCTGCTGCGCGACGGCGGCCGGCTGGCCGGGGGAGTGCTGGCCGCGCTCGTGGTCACCAGCCTGGCCACCGGGCTCGGGCCGGGCTGGGTACGCGGCGTGGCCCGCAGCGGTGACTCGGAGCAGTGGACGTCGCCGCCGACCGCGGTGGGGCTCGTTGTCGACTACGCGGGCGCCCTCGTCGGCCGGGAGCCGGACGCCGTGCCGGTGGTCCGGGCGGTCGCGCTGGCCGTGCTCGCGGTGCTGCTCGTGGTCCTCTGGTGGCGGGCCTGGACGGCGCTGCGCCGGCCGGGTGACGTCCGGCAGGGGACGGCCCGGCAGCGGGTGGCCCTGGCCGGGGCCGGCCTGGCGCTGGCCGCCACCGTGCTGCTCGCCCCGGTCTTCCACCCCTGGTACGCGACCTGGCCCCTCGCCCTGCTCGCCGTGGCGACGGTCGCGGTGGCCCGGACGGTGTGGTTCGTGGCCCCCTGCGCGGTGGCCTCGGTGCTCACCCTGCCCGACGGCACGAACCTGGCCCGGTTCACCAAGGCGCCGGGGGCGGTCCTCATGACCGCGCTCGTGGTGGCGGTCGTGGTGGTGGCCGTGCTCCGGGTCCGCCGCGCCCGCTGA
- a CDS encoding ArsR/SmtB family transcription factor, with the protein MAEDRLSVIFAALADPTRRAILARLAEGDATVSELAEPFAISLPAISRHLKVLEHAGLITRSRSAQWRSSSLNPEPLREATAWMETYRRFWDANFDRLDAHLRRIQAQTERKDR; encoded by the coding sequence GTGGCCGAGGATCGTCTCAGCGTCATCTTCGCGGCGCTGGCCGACCCGACCCGGCGGGCGATCCTCGCCCGGCTCGCGGAGGGGGACGCCACCGTCTCCGAGCTGGCCGAGCCGTTCGCGATCAGCCTCCCGGCGATCTCCCGGCACCTCAAGGTGCTGGAGCACGCCGGGCTGATCACCCGGAGCCGGAGCGCCCAGTGGCGGTCCAGCAGCCTCAACCCGGAGCCGTTGCGCGAGGCGACGGCCTGGATGGAGACCTACCGGCGGTTCTGGGACGCGAACTTCGACCGGCTCGACGCGCACCTCCGGCGGATCCAGGCGCAGACCGAGCGGAAAGACCGATGA
- a CDS encoding SRPBCC family protein: MTDTQATQELVITRVFDAPRELVWRAFTDPDQFAEWFAPVGWSVPRDTVDMDVRVGGHQRFVMVNDEDPTMTSPADGIFSEVVEHELLVGHEEAHGVPGVPDGTRFTLRLEFHAESGDRTRLVLRQGPFAPEMRSGAEQGWGSSFTKLDALLAR; this comes from the coding sequence ATGACCGACACGCAGGCGACCCAGGAGCTCGTCATCACCCGGGTCTTCGACGCCCCGCGCGAGCTGGTCTGGCGCGCGTTCACCGACCCGGACCAGTTCGCCGAGTGGTTCGCCCCGGTCGGCTGGTCGGTGCCGCGGGACACCGTCGACATGGACGTCCGGGTCGGCGGCCACCAGCGCTTCGTCATGGTCAACGACGAGGACCCGACCATGACCTCGCCGGCCGACGGCATCTTCAGCGAGGTGGTCGAGCACGAGCTGCTGGTGGGCCACGAGGAGGCGCACGGCGTGCCGGGGGTGCCCGACGGCACCCGGTTCACCCTCCGGCTGGAGTTCCACGCCGAGTCCGGCGACCGGACCCGGCTGGTGCTCCGCCAGGGCCCGTTCGCGCCGGAGATGCGGTCCGGCGCGGAGCAGGGCTGGGGCAGCTCCTTCACGAAGCTGGACGCGCTGCTCGCCCGCTGA
- a CDS encoding GYD domain-containing protein has translation MPTYVALLNWTDQGVRAYKDTPKRAEAFAAATRNVGANLLNIYWTFGPYDVVAIVEAPDDETAGAALLQLGGAGNVRTTTMRAFGQDEMERIIGKTTG, from the coding sequence ATGCCGACGTATGTCGCGTTGCTGAACTGGACCGATCAAGGGGTCCGCGCCTACAAGGACACTCCGAAGCGCGCCGAGGCCTTCGCCGCAGCGACCCGGAATGTCGGAGCGAATCTCCTGAACATCTACTGGACGTTCGGTCCGTACGACGTCGTGGCCATCGTCGAGGCGCCCGACGACGAGACCGCCGGGGCGGCGCTTCTGCAGCTCGGCGGGGCGGGCAACGTCCGTACCACCACCATGCGGGCCTTCGGTCAGGACGAGATGGAACGCATCATCGGCAAGACCACCGGCTGA
- the glnA gene encoding type I glutamate--ammonia ligase gives MFANPEELLRYLKNEGVKFVDVRFCDLPGVMQHFNLPVESVDDSLFTDGLAFDGSSIRGFQAIHESDMLLLPDVATAFIDPFRAQKTLALNFFIHDPFTREAYSRDPRNVAKKAEAFLAASGIADTAYFGAEAEFYIFDSIRHETSAHQSFYYIDSIEGAWNSGREEEGGNRGYKTAYKGGYFPVPPVDHYADLRDSIVRRLVDTGFTVERSHHEVGTAGQSEINYRFSTLLHSADQLQLFKYIVKNEAWANGKTATFMPKPLFGDNGSGMHTHQSLWLNGEPLFYDETGYAGLSDNARWYIGGLLHHAPSLLAFTNPTVNSYRRLVPGFEAPVNLVYSQRNRSACTRIPVTGNNPKAKRVEFRVPDPSSNPYLAFSAMMMAGLDGIKNKIEPPAPIDKDLYDLPPEEWGDVKQVPGSLPEVLDALEADHDYLLDGGVFTPDLISTWVSWKRANEVDPVRLRPTPHEFAMYFDC, from the coding sequence GTGTTCGCCAATCCCGAGGAACTCCTGCGATACCTCAAGAACGAGGGCGTGAAGTTCGTCGACGTACGTTTCTGTGACCTGCCCGGCGTGATGCAGCACTTCAACCTGCCGGTCGAGTCCGTCGACGACAGCCTCTTCACCGACGGCCTCGCGTTCGACGGTTCGTCGATCCGTGGCTTCCAGGCGATCCACGAGTCGGACATGCTCCTGCTGCCGGACGTCGCGACCGCCTTCATCGACCCGTTCCGCGCGCAGAAGACCCTCGCGCTGAACTTCTTCATCCACGACCCGTTCACCCGTGAGGCGTACTCCCGGGACCCGCGGAACGTGGCGAAGAAGGCCGAGGCGTTCCTCGCGGCGAGCGGCATCGCCGACACCGCCTACTTCGGCGCCGAGGCGGAGTTCTACATCTTCGACTCGATCCGCCACGAGACCTCGGCCCACCAGTCGTTCTACTACATCGACTCGATCGAGGGCGCCTGGAACTCCGGCCGGGAGGAGGAGGGCGGCAACCGCGGTTACAAGACCGCGTACAAGGGCGGCTACTTCCCGGTGCCGCCGGTCGACCACTACGCCGACCTGCGCGACAGCATCGTCCGCCGCCTGGTCGACACCGGCTTCACCGTGGAGCGGTCGCACCACGAGGTCGGCACCGCCGGCCAGTCGGAGATCAACTACCGGTTCTCCACGCTGCTGCACTCGGCCGACCAGCTCCAGCTCTTCAAGTACATCGTGAAGAACGAGGCGTGGGCGAACGGCAAGACCGCCACCTTCATGCCGAAGCCGCTCTTCGGCGACAACGGCTCGGGCATGCACACCCACCAGAGCCTGTGGCTGAACGGCGAGCCGCTGTTCTACGACGAGACCGGCTACGCCGGCCTGTCCGACAACGCCCGCTGGTACATCGGCGGCCTGCTGCACCACGCGCCGTCGCTGCTGGCCTTCACCAACCCGACGGTCAACTCCTACCGTCGCCTGGTGCCGGGCTTCGAGGCGCCGGTCAACCTGGTCTACTCGCAGCGCAACCGCTCCGCCTGCACCCGGATCCCGGTCACCGGCAACAACCCGAAGGCCAAGCGGGTCGAGTTCCGGGTGCCGGACCCGTCCAGCAACCCGTACCTCGCCTTCTCGGCGATGATGATGGCCGGCCTGGACGGCATCAAGAACAAGATCGAGCCGCCGGCGCCGATCGACAAGGACCTGTACGACCTGCCGCCGGAGGAGTGGGGCGACGTCAAGCAGGTGCCGGGCTCGCTGCCGGAGGTGCTCGACGCGCTCGAGGCCGACCACGACTACCTGCTCGACGGCGGCGTCTTCACGCCGGACCTGATCTCCACCTGGGTGTCGTGGAAGCGGGCCAACGAGGTCGACCCGGTGCGCCTGCGCCCGACCCCGCACGAGTTCGCCATGTACTTCGACTGCTGA
- a CDS encoding RDD family protein, whose amino-acid sequence MTDTAAVPVPPATDPTFTPPSLGRRFGALVIDWVLCLLIANIFADPVRDGWPPVLVLILEYGFFLGLFAQTPGMYVTRIRCLSWADGGRIGLFRGLLRGVLLALVVPALIMDGHRRGLHDRLTGSVIADAPRPARR is encoded by the coding sequence GTGACCGATACCGCCGCCGTGCCGGTGCCGCCCGCCACGGACCCGACCTTCACGCCCCCGAGCCTCGGCCGCCGCTTCGGCGCCCTGGTCATCGACTGGGTGCTCTGCCTGCTGATCGCCAACATCTTCGCCGACCCGGTCCGCGACGGCTGGCCCCCGGTCCTGGTGCTGATCCTGGAGTACGGCTTCTTCCTCGGCCTCTTCGCCCAGACCCCCGGCATGTACGTGACCCGGATCCGCTGCCTGTCCTGGGCCGACGGCGGCCGGATCGGGCTGTTCCGGGGGCTGCTGCGCGGCGTGCTGCTGGCCCTCGTGGTGCCCGCCCTGATCATGGACGGGCACCGGCGCGGCCTCCACGACCGGCTCACCGGGTCGGTCATCGCCGACGCCCCCCGCCCCGCCCGCCGCTGA
- a CDS encoding DUF4191 domain-containing protein codes for MAKPQEKVSFGQRLKQIGMVFQFTAKQDRWFAPLTAAAVLIPLALTVVAVLLWSWIWLPIGILFALLAVLIVLNLRSNKAMMNAAEGQPGAAAQIMESMRGDWRVTPAVSSTTQMDMVHLVIGRPGVILLAEGNPQRVRGLLGQEKRRLAKVIGSAPLHDYVIGQGEGELPIRKLRMTLMRLPRSLAPKDVNALDKRLKALTARPQMPKGAIPKNMRPPRGAFRQTRGR; via the coding sequence ATGGCAAAGCCCCAGGAGAAGGTCTCGTTCGGCCAGCGGCTGAAGCAGATCGGGATGGTGTTCCAGTTCACCGCCAAGCAGGACCGGTGGTTCGCGCCGCTGACCGCGGCGGCGGTGCTGATCCCGCTCGCGCTCACCGTGGTCGCGGTGCTTCTCTGGAGTTGGATCTGGCTGCCCATCGGCATCCTGTTCGCCCTGCTCGCCGTGCTGATCGTGCTCAACCTGCGGTCCAACAAGGCGATGATGAACGCCGCCGAGGGGCAGCCCGGCGCGGCGGCCCAGATCATGGAGAGCATGCGCGGCGACTGGCGGGTCACCCCGGCGGTCAGCTCCACCACGCAGATGGACATGGTGCACCTGGTGATCGGCCGGCCGGGCGTGATCCTGCTGGCCGAGGGCAACCCGCAGCGGGTGCGCGGCCTGCTCGGCCAGGAGAAGCGCCGGCTCGCCAAGGTGATCGGCTCCGCGCCGCTGCACGACTACGTGATCGGTCAGGGCGAGGGTGAGCTGCCGATCCGCAAGCTGCGGATGACGCTGATGCGGCTGCCCCGCAGCCTCGCCCCGAAGGACGTCAACGCCCTCGACAAGCGGCTCAAGGCGCTCACCGCCCGCCCGCAGATGCCCAAGGGCGCCATCCCGAAGAACATGCGGCCGCCGCGCGGCGCGTTCCGCCAGACCCGGGGTCGCTGA
- a CDS encoding helix-turn-helix transcriptional regulator, protein MTARAASTVLVGRQPELAGLREALGRARAGDPVTVLVGGEAGVGKTRLLEEFGAYATGAGARLLIGQCLELGEAGLPFAPFAAALRDVLRHDGPAAFAGYEAEFARLLPELARVPAGAAAPTGMPVSDTPRGYLFDLVADLFRRIAEERPLVLLIEDLHWADRSTRDLIDFLVRAARATRLLLVCTYRTDELHRGHPLRSFLAELDRARGVDRIELGRLDRDGTAAILADLLGAEPAARAVDDVHGRTQGNPFFIEELAAAGDPVGCAVLPETLRDLLLARVDRLPEPAQRVLRIAAAGGTRFAHQLLAEVAGLPEAELEDALRAAVAGQLVVADPDGDYEFRHALFREAVHDDLLPGEHARLHARYAAAIEAQPHLVAAGRAPAEIAHHWYAAHDHPRALVAARAAAAAAADRYAYAEQSRLLERVLELWELVPDAPDRLGMDHLRLLEETVAAANTAGDLSRALTLTRAALAEVDSAAEPLRAARLLDQRGRLLALLGKSDGAAELGEAYRLAAGVPEGPERVGLLSDIAAHLMKVDPAQAAAVAAEATVGAEAVGADLALLPTRIAMLCRTQGIPDLGLAELRRAEALARAADDARALVSALVYLSDVLYELGRYAESEEAAAAGVSEARRVGISRSIGAYLLSNRAEALIALGRWDEADAACAEAARIDPPGVSGLHWLQLRAGLRLARAHPAADELVGRALAFLARPYLWPNHRLPLRELRIEAALAADDKVAALAASRAALADERLADLPREGWPVLSAVARAAALVGDSGLAAEASAVSAVLPARYPAELAHAAQVTAILTGVEFDADAPGAPVGRPGAPAEQAGAAVEGSGVAVERRGTAQRPGAALPAWREAVARWRAVGQPYPLGRALLALAEAAAAAGERDEVAGAVREAAEIASRLGAAPLGEQAATLARRVGLRGAGRPGPDLLTSREQEVLRLVAEGHSNSRIAERLFISPKTASVHVSRIIAKLDVTNRVEAAALAHRLGLLDPTPPATPAQRRGR, encoded by the coding sequence GTGACCGCACGCGCCGCCAGCACCGTCCTCGTCGGCCGCCAGCCCGAACTGGCGGGGCTGCGCGAGGCGCTCGGCCGGGCCCGGGCGGGCGACCCGGTCACCGTCCTGGTGGGCGGCGAGGCCGGGGTGGGCAAGACCCGCCTGCTGGAGGAGTTCGGCGCGTACGCCACCGGGGCCGGCGCGCGGCTGCTGATCGGCCAGTGCCTGGAACTCGGCGAGGCCGGCCTGCCCTTCGCCCCGTTCGCCGCCGCGCTGCGCGACGTGCTGCGCCACGACGGCCCGGCCGCCTTCGCCGGCTACGAGGCGGAGTTCGCCCGGCTGCTGCCCGAGCTGGCCCGGGTGCCGGCCGGCGCCGCCGCGCCCACCGGGATGCCCGTCTCCGACACCCCGCGCGGCTACCTGTTCGACCTGGTCGCCGACCTGTTCCGGCGGATCGCCGAGGAGCGGCCCCTGGTGCTGCTGATCGAGGACCTGCACTGGGCCGACCGCTCCACCCGTGACCTCATCGACTTCCTGGTCCGGGCCGCCCGGGCCACGCGCCTGCTCCTGGTCTGCACCTACCGCACCGACGAGCTGCACCGCGGCCACCCGCTACGCTCCTTCCTTGCCGAGCTGGACCGGGCCCGGGGCGTGGACCGGATCGAGCTGGGCCGGCTGGACCGGGACGGCACGGCCGCCATCCTCGCCGACCTGCTCGGCGCCGAGCCGGCCGCCCGCGCCGTCGACGACGTGCACGGGCGTACCCAGGGCAACCCGTTCTTCATCGAGGAGCTTGCCGCGGCCGGCGACCCGGTCGGCTGCGCGGTGCTGCCGGAGACGCTGCGCGACCTCCTGCTGGCCCGGGTGGACCGGCTGCCCGAGCCGGCCCAGCGGGTGCTGCGGATCGCCGCCGCCGGCGGCACCCGCTTCGCCCACCAGCTCCTCGCCGAGGTGGCCGGCCTGCCCGAGGCCGAGCTGGAGGACGCGCTGCGCGCCGCCGTGGCCGGCCAGCTCGTGGTGGCCGACCCGGACGGCGACTACGAGTTCCGGCACGCGCTGTTCCGCGAGGCCGTCCACGACGACCTGCTCCCCGGCGAGCACGCCCGGCTGCACGCCCGGTACGCCGCCGCGATCGAGGCGCAGCCGCACCTGGTGGCCGCCGGTCGCGCCCCGGCCGAGATCGCCCACCACTGGTACGCCGCCCACGACCACCCGCGCGCCCTCGTCGCCGCCCGGGCGGCCGCCGCTGCCGCAGCCGACCGCTACGCGTACGCCGAGCAGAGCCGGCTGCTGGAGCGGGTCCTGGAACTCTGGGAGCTGGTGCCCGACGCCCCCGACCGGCTCGGCATGGACCACCTGCGGCTGCTGGAGGAGACCGTCGCCGCGGCCAACACCGCCGGCGACCTCAGCCGGGCGCTGACCCTCACCCGGGCCGCCCTGGCCGAGGTGGATTCCGCCGCCGAGCCGCTGCGCGCCGCCCGCCTGCTCGACCAGCGCGGCCGGCTGCTCGCCCTGCTCGGCAAGAGCGACGGCGCGGCCGAGCTGGGTGAGGCGTACCGGCTGGCGGCCGGGGTGCCGGAGGGACCGGAGCGGGTCGGCCTGCTCTCCGACATCGCGGCACACCTGATGAAGGTCGATCCGGCACAGGCCGCCGCGGTGGCGGCCGAGGCGACGGTCGGCGCGGAGGCGGTCGGCGCGGACCTGGCCCTCCTGCCCACCCGGATCGCCATGCTGTGCCGCACCCAGGGCATCCCCGACCTCGGGCTGGCCGAGTTGCGCCGGGCCGAGGCGCTGGCGCGGGCCGCCGACGACGCCCGGGCGCTGGTCAGCGCCCTGGTCTACCTCTCCGACGTGCTCTACGAGCTGGGCCGGTACGCCGAGTCCGAGGAGGCCGCAGCGGCCGGGGTGAGTGAGGCGCGCCGGGTGGGCATCAGCCGCTCGATCGGGGCGTACCTGCTGTCGAACCGGGCCGAGGCGCTGATCGCGCTGGGCCGCTGGGACGAAGCCGATGCGGCCTGCGCGGAGGCGGCCCGGATCGACCCGCCGGGCGTCTCCGGGCTGCACTGGCTCCAGCTCCGGGCCGGGCTGCGGCTGGCCCGCGCGCACCCCGCCGCCGACGAGCTGGTCGGCCGGGCGCTGGCCTTCCTGGCCCGGCCCTACCTCTGGCCGAACCACCGGCTGCCGCTACGCGAACTGCGCATCGAGGCCGCTCTGGCGGCGGACGACAAGGTGGCCGCGCTCGCCGCGAGCCGGGCCGCCCTGGCCGACGAGCGCCTCGCCGACCTGCCCCGGGAGGGCTGGCCGGTGCTCAGCGCGGTGGCCCGCGCCGCGGCGCTGGTCGGCGACTCCGGGCTGGCCGCCGAGGCGTCCGCCGTCTCCGCCGTGCTGCCGGCCCGCTACCCGGCGGAGCTGGCACACGCCGCCCAGGTCACCGCGATCCTCACCGGCGTCGAATTCGACGCCGACGCTCCCGGCGCTCCGGTGGGGCGGCCTGGCGCTCCGGCCGAGCAGGCCGGTGCGGCGGTCGAGGGCAGTGGGGTGGCGGTCGAGCGTCGCGGGACGGCCCAGCGGCCGGGCGCGGCGTTGCCGGCGTGGCGGGAGGCCGTGGCGCGGTGGCGGGCGGTGGGGCAGCCCTACCCGCTGGGCCGGGCGCTGCTCGCCCTGGCCGAGGCCGCTGCGGCGGCCGGCGAGCGGGACGAGGTGGCCGGTGCGGTTCGCGAGGCCGCCGAGATCGCCTCCCGGCTCGGCGCCGCCCCGCTGGGCGAGCAGGCCGCCACCCTGGCCCGGCGGGTCGGGCTGCGCGGCGCCGGCCGCCCCGGCCCGGACCTGCTGACCAGCCGGGAGCAGGAGGTGCTGCGGCTGGTCGCCGAGGGGCACAGCAACAGCCGGATCGCCGAGCGGCTCTTCATCTCGCCGAAGACAGCGAGCGTGCACGTGTCCCGGATCATCGCCAAGCTGGACGTGACCAACCGGGTGGAGGCCGCCGCGCTGGCCCACCGCCTCGGCCTGCTCGACCCCACGCCGCCCGCCACCCCCGCTCAGCGGCGGGGCAGGTAG